In a genomic window of Balaenoptera ricei isolate mBalRic1 chromosome 3, mBalRic1.hap2, whole genome shotgun sequence:
- the RAB11B gene encoding ras-related protein Rab-11B: MGTRDDEYDYLFKVVLIGDSGVGKSNLLSRFTRNEFNLESKSTIGVEFATRSIQVDGKTIKAQIWDTAGQERYRAITSAYYRGAVGALLVYDIAKHLTYENVERWLKELRDHADSNIVIMLVGNKSDLRHLRAVPTDEARAFAEKNNLSFIETSALDSTNVEEAFKNILTEIYRIVSQKQIADRAAHDESPGNNVVDISVPPTTDGQKPNKLQCCQNL; encoded by the exons TGGTGCTCATCGGGGACTCGGGCGTGGGGAAGAGCAACCTGCTGTCGCGCTTCACCCGCAACGAGTTCAACCTGGAGAGCAAGAGCACCATCGGCGTGGAGTTCGCCACCCGCAGCATCCAGGTGGACGGCAAGACCATCAAGGCGCAGATCTGGGACACCGCCGGCCAGGAGCGCTACCGCGCCATCACCTCGGC GTACTACCGTGGTGCAGTGGGCGCGCTGCTGGTGTATGACATCGCCAAGCACCTGACTTACGAGAACGTGGAGCGCTGGCTGAAGGAGCTGCGGGACCACGCCGACAGCAACATCGTCATCATGCTGGTGGGCAACAAGAGCGACCTGCGCCACCTGCGGGCCGTGCCCACGGATGAGGCCCGCGCCTTCGCAG AAAAGAACAACTTGTCCTTCATTGAGACCTCAGCCTTGGATTCCACCAACGTAGAGGAAGCTTTCAAGAACATTCTCACAG AGATCTACCGCATCGTGTCACAGAAGCAGATCGCGGACCGCGCAGCGCACGACGAGTCCCCCGGAAACAACGTGGTGGACATCAGCGTGCCACCCACCACCGACGGACAGAAACCCAACAAGCTGCAGTGCTGCCAGAACCTGTGA